GCATGGAATTGGCGCAAAAACGCTCAGAGAGTGGGTTCACAAATATAGGAAGCAAGGTGCATCATGCTTTGAAAAAAAACAGGGCAATGCGCATTACAGCAAAGAATTCAAAACGATGTGCGTCGAAGCTGTTCTTCGCGGAGAAGGCAGCGTGGA
The window above is part of the Desulfitobacterium chlororespirans DSM 11544 genome. Proteins encoded here:
- a CDS encoding transposase; amino-acid sequence: MAKSPHSAEWKIKVVEDYLSGQGSYDYLAEVHGIGAKTLREWVHKYRKQGASCFEKKQGNAHYSKEFKTMCVEAVLRGEGSV